A genomic region of Deltaproteobacteria bacterium contains the following coding sequences:
- a CDS encoding cytochrome c3 family protein: MKRSGLAVAILAAAMLAAGAAVGADDAKSKIPGRIVLKVYEKRQVTFDHKGHAQRIGNCKTCHHKDGSEKCSDCHGAKRDGDTPSFREAMHHRCKDCHMRTNRKVKGYCIECHP, translated from the coding sequence ATGAAACGGTCGGGGTTGGCGGTGGCGATCCTCGCGGCGGCGATGCTGGCCGCCGGCGCGGCGGTCGGGGCGGACGACGCGAAATCGAAGATCCCGGGCAGGATCGTGCTGAAGGTGTACGAGAAGCGGCAGGTGACGTTCGACCACAAGGGGCACGCGCAGCGGATCGGGAACTGCAAGACGTGCCACCACAAGGATGGCTCGGAGAAATGCTCCGACTGCCACGGCGCGAAGCGGGACGGGGACACCCCGTCGTTCCGCGAGGCGATGCACCACCGGTGCAAGGATTGCCACATGAGGACCAACAGGAAGGTGAAGGGGTACTGCATCGAGTGCCACCC